A region of Burkholderiales bacterium JOSHI_001 DNA encodes the following proteins:
- a CDS encoding ABC-type spermidine/putrescine transport system, permease component I (PFAM: Binding-protein-dependent transport system inner membrane component), whose protein sequence is MNPLQRFLAWARRGRSAVIGVPYLWLLVFFLFPFLILAKISVSEMETVQFKDIITFKDGLLQLTLKLSNYQFMAQDALYYKSYIASLKYAGATTLLCLAIGYPFAYFMARAKPSAQPTLLMLVMLPFWTSFLLRVYAWKGLLSENGWVADAIIGSGLDQVLAALGLISAPGKLMHTPFSLVLGMTYTYLPFMVLPLYGNLAKMDLRLLEAAADLGASPWTAFWKITVPLSKAGIIAGSMLVFIPCVGEFVIPELLGGPETLMIGRVLWDEFFSNNDWPMASSVAVVMVLLIIVPLAIFNKYQAEAQEARK, encoded by the coding sequence ATGAACCCCTTGCAGCGCTTCCTGGCCTGGGCCCGACGCGGCCGCAGCGCGGTCATCGGTGTGCCCTACCTGTGGCTGCTGGTGTTCTTCCTGTTCCCCTTCCTGATCCTGGCCAAGATCAGCGTCTCCGAGATGGAGACGGTGCAGTTCAAGGACATCATCACCTTCAAGGACGGGCTGCTGCAGCTGACCCTGAAGCTGTCGAACTACCAGTTCATGGCGCAGGACGCGCTGTACTACAAGAGCTACATCGCCAGCCTGAAGTACGCCGGCGCCACCACGCTGCTGTGCCTGGCCATCGGCTACCCCTTCGCCTACTTCATGGCCCGGGCCAAGCCGTCTGCGCAGCCCACGCTGCTGATGTTGGTGATGCTGCCCTTCTGGACCAGCTTCCTGCTGCGCGTGTACGCCTGGAAGGGCCTGCTGTCCGAGAACGGATGGGTGGCCGACGCCATCATCGGCAGCGGCCTGGACCAGGTGCTGGCCGCCCTGGGCCTGATCAGCGCGCCGGGCAAGCTGATGCACACGCCCTTCTCGCTGGTGCTGGGCATGACCTACACCTACCTGCCCTTCATGGTGCTGCCGCTGTACGGCAACCTGGCCAAGATGGACCTGCGCCTGCTGGAAGCCGCGGCCGACCTGGGTGCGTCGCCCTGGACGGCGTTCTGGAAGATCACGGTGCCGCTGTCCAAGGCCGGCATCATCGCCGGCAGCATGCTGGTGTTCATTCCCTGCGTCGGTGAATTCGTCATCCCCGAACTGCTGGGCGGCCCCGAAACCCTGATGATCGGCCGCGTGCTGTGGGATGAATTCTTCAGCAACAACGACTGGCCCATGGCCAGCAGCGTGGCGGTGGTGATGGTGCTGCTGATCATCGTGCCGCTGGCCATCTTCAACAAGTACCAGGCCGAAGCGCAGGAGGCGCGTAAGTGA
- a CDS encoding spermidine/putrescine ABC transporter ATP-binding subunit (PFAM: ABC transporter; TOBE domain~TIGRFAM: spermidine/putrescine ABC transporter ATP-binding subunit), with amino-acid sequence MAASPSAPAPAAASDATFLRIQDVVKDFNGYKAVNHVSLDIARGEIFALLGSSGCGKTTLLRMLAGFESPTSGRIVLNGQDMAGLPPYERPMNMMFQSYALFPHLSVWENIAFGLKRDGLARDAIAAKVEAMLKLVQLGKYAQRKPHQLSGGQQQRVALARSLAKQPQLLLLDEPLGALDKKLREETQIELVNIIEQVGVTCVMVTHDQEEAMTMASRIAIMSEGRFLQVGAPAEIYETPATRFVADFIGNVNLMDGTLEVDEPDHVVIGCSDCKHYVGHGITGSEGMPVTVALRPEKIHLQRHKPADDFNSARGTIKEMSYFGAHTVYHVLLASGQKLKVSQANTQRHKDDELTWGDEVWAHWSRSAHVVLTQ; translated from the coding sequence ATGGCAGCCTCCCCTTCCGCGCCCGCCCCGGCCGCGGCGTCTGATGCCACGTTCCTGCGCATCCAGGACGTGGTCAAGGACTTCAACGGCTACAAGGCGGTGAACCACGTCAGCCTGGACATTGCCCGCGGCGAGATCTTCGCACTGCTGGGCAGTTCGGGCTGCGGCAAGACCACCTTGCTGCGCATGCTGGCGGGCTTCGAATCACCCACGTCCGGGCGCATCGTGCTGAACGGCCAGGACATGGCCGGCCTGCCACCCTACGAACGGCCGATGAACATGATGTTCCAGAGCTACGCGCTCTTCCCCCACCTGTCGGTGTGGGAGAACATCGCCTTCGGCCTGAAGCGCGACGGCCTGGCGCGTGACGCCATCGCCGCGAAGGTGGAAGCCATGCTCAAGCTGGTGCAATTGGGCAAGTACGCCCAGCGCAAACCGCACCAGCTGTCGGGCGGCCAGCAGCAGCGCGTGGCGCTGGCGCGCAGCCTGGCCAAACAGCCGCAGCTGCTGCTGCTGGACGAGCCCCTGGGCGCGCTGGACAAGAAGCTGCGCGAGGAAACCCAGATCGAACTGGTGAACATCATCGAACAGGTGGGCGTGACCTGCGTGATGGTCACGCACGACCAGGAAGAGGCCATGACCATGGCCAGCCGCATCGCCATCATGAGCGAGGGCCGCTTCCTGCAGGTGGGCGCGCCGGCCGAGATCTACGAAACCCCGGCCACGCGTTTCGTGGCCGACTTCATCGGCAATGTGAACCTGATGGACGGCACGCTGGAGGTGGACGAGCCCGACCACGTGGTGATCGGCTGCAGCGACTGCAAGCACTACGTGGGCCACGGCATCACCGGCAGCGAAGGCATGCCGGTCACGGTGGCGCTGCGGCCGGAGAAGATTCACCTGCAGCGCCACAAGCCGGCCGACGACTTCAACAGCGCGCGCGGCACCATCAAGGAAATGTCCTACTTCGGCGCCCACACGGTCTACCACGTGCTGCTGGCCAGCGGGCAGAAGCTGAAGGTGAGCCAGGCCAACACCCAGCGCCACAAGGACGACGAACTGACCTGGGGCGACGAGGTCTGGGCGCACTGGTCGCGCTCGGCCCACGTGGTGCTGACCCAGTGA
- a CDS encoding Protein of unknown function (DUF3138) (PFAM: Protein of unknown function (DUF3138)) yields MTTPRPTPLVLALALAAVLPLPAAAQSNAEVLKELQALKAKVAELENKLKAADEKKPEWGMTPEQAKELNRVTIKTEALEDQRDALGFKGLKISGYMDPTFIWNQRQNRAGAQFLNRVDDDGYRYDNSYFGAAVIDFTKETESGTRWRLTLAPNRGVGTVFDITSPVHEASVSVPITDLQTRFIAGQLPDWSGYEYLQPTLNKLITHNLLFDFTLPTAYTGAGMEITRGKWIVKTLIGNMNKTKKDAGSKSPVLAYRVDYSKGEFQGFGFAGVHGKAVNFNDCPSTCNESRVDLFEADAYFIRGDLTLQAQASYGQQKKAAIIPDANGLRDASWWGVSGLAAYKFTPRFEGTMRADFINNRKNGGGLLTYTTADTRSGFGPDASLGCDPATPASLVAECDRGANRTALAFGLSYLYEQNTTFKLEYRFDRANLPVFADVKNGGFSKSNQLLGASVLVSF; encoded by the coding sequence ATGACGACGCCCCGCCCCACCCCGCTGGTTCTGGCCCTGGCCCTGGCCGCTGTGCTGCCGCTGCCGGCTGCCGCGCAAAGCAATGCCGAGGTGTTGAAGGAACTGCAGGCCCTGAAGGCCAAGGTGGCGGAACTGGAGAACAAGCTGAAGGCCGCCGACGAGAAGAAGCCCGAATGGGGCATGACGCCCGAGCAGGCCAAGGAACTGAACCGCGTCACCATCAAGACCGAAGCCCTGGAAGATCAGCGCGACGCGCTCGGCTTCAAGGGCCTGAAGATCAGCGGCTACATGGACCCCACCTTCATCTGGAACCAGCGCCAGAACCGCGCCGGGGCGCAGTTTCTCAACCGCGTTGACGATGACGGCTACCGCTACGACAACAGCTACTTCGGCGCAGCGGTGATCGACTTCACCAAGGAAACCGAATCCGGCACCCGCTGGCGCCTGACCCTGGCACCGAATCGCGGCGTGGGCACGGTGTTCGATATCACCTCGCCGGTTCACGAGGCCAGTGTCTCGGTCCCGATCACCGACCTGCAGACCCGTTTCATCGCGGGCCAGTTGCCCGACTGGTCGGGCTACGAATACCTGCAGCCCACGCTGAACAAGCTGATCACCCACAACCTGCTGTTCGACTTCACACTGCCCACCGCCTACACCGGCGCCGGCATGGAGATCACGCGCGGCAAGTGGATCGTCAAGACCTTGATCGGCAACATGAACAAGACCAAGAAGGACGCCGGCAGCAAGAGCCCGGTACTGGCCTACCGCGTTGACTACTCCAAGGGCGAGTTTCAGGGCTTCGGCTTCGCCGGGGTGCACGGCAAGGCCGTGAACTTCAACGACTGCCCATCCACCTGCAACGAGTCGCGGGTTGACCTGTTCGAGGCCGACGCCTACTTCATTCGCGGCGACCTGACGCTTCAGGCCCAAGCCTCCTACGGCCAGCAGAAGAAGGCCGCCATCATCCCCGATGCCAATGGGTTGCGTGACGCCAGTTGGTGGGGCGTCTCCGGCCTGGCGGCCTACAAGTTCACGCCGCGCTTCGAGGGCACCATGCGGGCCGATTTCATCAACAACAGGAAAAACGGCGGTGGCTTGCTCACCTACACCACAGCCGACACGCGCAGCGGCTTCGGCCCCGACGCGTCGCTGGGTTGCGATCCCGCGACGCCTGCCTCATTGGTGGCGGAATGCGATCGCGGCGCGAACCGAACGGCCCTGGCTTTCGGTCTGTCCTACCTTTACGAACAAAACACCACGTTCAAACTGGAGTACCGCTTCGACCGAGCCAACCTGCCGGTGTTTGCGGACGTGAAGAACGGTGGCTTCAGCAAGAGCAACCAGTTGTTGGGTGCGTCGGTCCTGGTCAGCTTCTGA
- a CDS encoding spermidine/putrescine-binding periplasmic protein (PFAM: Bacterial extracellular solute-binding protein), whose translation MISCSSRSLVVAGLAAAAAALGLTAMPVQAQEEDKVLNVYNWSDYIAEDTVAKFEKETGIKVRYDNFDNNEIVHAKLVAGRSGYDIVMPSSNWAKLQIDGGLLRKIDKSQIPNYKNLDPAVQAQLARMDPGNEYMVNWLWGFTTVGVNVDKVKAALGGMPMPANVWDLVFKPEYISKMKGCGVSFLDSASEVIPAALHYLGKPSFSKNQADYQAAAALLKSVRPHVTLFSSSGYINDMANGSICLALGWSGDINIARQRAIDGKTGHKIEALLPSTGGLLFFDVMVIPNDAAHPKNAHKFIDFILRGENHAALTNKVFYANPNTQSKAFVKPEVASNPTVFLPEAELKKMIPPDSLNNDLRRLMTRTYTSFKTGL comes from the coding sequence ATGATTTCTTGTTCTAGCCGGTCCCTGGTTGTTGCTGGTCTGGCGGCTGCCGCTGCGGCCTTGGGGCTGACGGCCATGCCGGTGCAGGCCCAGGAAGAGGACAAGGTCCTGAACGTCTACAACTGGTCCGACTACATCGCCGAAGACACCGTCGCCAAGTTCGAGAAGGAAACCGGCATCAAGGTGCGCTACGACAACTTCGACAACAACGAGATCGTGCACGCCAAGCTGGTGGCCGGGCGCAGTGGCTACGACATCGTGATGCCGTCTTCCAACTGGGCCAAACTGCAGATCGACGGCGGGCTGCTGCGCAAGATCGACAAATCGCAGATCCCGAACTACAAGAACCTGGACCCGGCCGTGCAGGCCCAGCTGGCCCGCATGGACCCCGGCAACGAGTACATGGTGAACTGGCTCTGGGGCTTCACCACCGTGGGCGTGAACGTGGACAAGGTCAAGGCCGCGCTGGGTGGCATGCCCATGCCGGCCAATGTGTGGGACCTGGTCTTCAAGCCCGAGTACATCAGCAAGATGAAGGGCTGTGGCGTCAGCTTCCTGGACAGCGCCTCGGAAGTGATCCCGGCCGCCCTGCACTACCTGGGCAAGCCCTCGTTTTCCAAGAACCAGGCCGACTACCAGGCCGCCGCCGCCCTGCTGAAAAGCGTGCGGCCCCACGTCACGCTGTTTTCCAGCAGCGGCTACATCAACGACATGGCCAACGGCAGCATCTGCCTGGCGCTGGGCTGGTCGGGCGACATCAACATCGCACGCCAGCGCGCCATCGACGGCAAAACCGGCCACAAGATCGAAGCCCTGCTGCCCAGCACCGGTGGCCTGCTGTTCTTCGACGTGATGGTCATCCCCAACGACGCCGCCCACCCGAAGAACGCGCACAAGTTCATCGACTTCATCCTGCGCGGCGAAAACCACGCGGCCCTGACCAACAAGGTGTTCTACGCCAACCCGAACACCCAGTCCAAGGCCTTCGTGAAGCCCGAGGTGGCCAGCAACCCCACGGTGTTCCTGCCCGAGGCCGAGCTGAAGAAGATGATTCCGCCCGACTCGCTGAACAACGACCTGCGCCGCCTGATGACGCGCACCTACACCAGCTTCAAGACCGGGCTGTAA
- a CDS encoding putative glutamine amidotransferase (PFAM: Peptidase C26) — protein MSTPSKPIVLVPACNRQLGDHPFHIVGKKYVDAVRLAGALPLVVPSAQLGDLDALLDLADGVLLTGSPSNVHPSHFEEAVHDTRLPLDAERDAWTLPLIPKALARGMPLFTICRGTQEANVALGGSLHQAVQEVGPFIDHRAPEGQPVEQQYAAVHEVQVVPGGVLDAIVQVKRFAVNSLHGQAVNRLAPGLRVEARAPDGLVEAFSVAEAKGFNLSVQWHPEWQASANPISVQLFQAFGEACRAYRARKRQPAAA, from the coding sequence ATGAGCACCCCCTCCAAGCCCATCGTCCTGGTCCCCGCCTGCAACCGGCAGTTGGGCGACCACCCCTTCCACATCGTCGGCAAGAAGTACGTGGACGCCGTTCGCCTGGCCGGTGCGCTGCCGCTGGTGGTGCCCAGCGCCCAGCTGGGTGACCTGGACGCCCTGCTGGACCTGGCCGACGGCGTGCTGCTGACCGGGTCTCCCAGCAACGTGCACCCCAGCCACTTTGAAGAGGCGGTGCACGACACCCGCCTGCCGCTGGACGCCGAGCGCGACGCCTGGACCCTGCCGCTGATCCCGAAGGCCCTGGCGCGCGGCATGCCGCTGTTCACCATCTGCCGCGGCACCCAGGAGGCCAATGTGGCACTCGGCGGATCTTTGCACCAGGCGGTGCAGGAGGTGGGCCCCTTCATCGACCACCGCGCGCCCGAAGGCCAACCGGTCGAGCAGCAGTACGCCGCGGTGCACGAGGTGCAGGTGGTGCCCGGCGGTGTGCTGGACGCCATCGTGCAGGTGAAGCGCTTCGCCGTGAATTCCCTGCACGGCCAGGCTGTGAACCGTTTGGCCCCGGGGCTGCGCGTGGAGGCGCGCGCACCCGACGGGCTGGTGGAAGCCTTCTCGGTGGCCGAAGCCAAGGGCTTCAACCTCAGCGTGCAGTGGCACCCTGAATGGCAGGCCAGCGCCAACCCGATTTCGGTTCAACTGTTCCAGGCCTTTGGCGAGGCCTGCCGCGCCTACCGGGCTCGCAAGCGGCAACCCGCCGCCGCCTGA
- a CDS encoding glutamine synthetase (PFAM: Glutamine synthetase, catalytic domain; Glutamine synthetase, beta-Grasp domain), whose product MVSRDNFNYSELELWLDKHRVTEIECLVPDLTGVARGKILPRQKFTEDRGMRLPEAVVGMGVTGEFPEEGPYYDVISPTDADMHLRPDPSTVRIVPWATDPTAQVIHDCYDKSGVLVPFAPRSVLRRVCDLFESKGWNPVVAPELEFYLVARNTDPDMPLKPPIGRSGRAETSRQAYSIDAVNEFDPLFEDVYDYCEKMELNVDTLIHEVGAGQMEINFFHAHPLGLADEVFLFKRTVREAALRHDMFATFMAKPIAGEPGSAMHIHQSLVDKETGRNIFSNEDGSPSQEFFWYIGGLQRYIPAAMALFAPYVNSYRRLARFTAAPINIQWGTDNRTVGIRSPVAPPSARRIENRVIGADANPYIALATTLACGWLGIRDRIEPTPECKGDAYLGDFQLPRSLGEALTMLREEKALAEVLGEGFVTVYSEVKEVEHAEFMKVISPWEREHLLLHV is encoded by the coding sequence ATGGTTTCCCGAGACAACTTCAACTACAGCGAACTCGAGCTCTGGCTCGACAAACACCGCGTCACCGAGATCGAGTGCCTGGTGCCCGACCTGACCGGCGTGGCCCGCGGCAAGATCCTGCCGCGCCAGAAATTCACCGAAGACCGCGGCATGCGCCTGCCCGAGGCCGTGGTGGGCATGGGCGTGACCGGCGAATTTCCCGAGGAAGGGCCGTATTACGACGTCATCAGCCCCACCGACGCCGACATGCACCTGCGCCCCGACCCCAGCACGGTGCGCATCGTGCCCTGGGCCACCGACCCCACGGCGCAGGTCATCCACGACTGCTACGACAAGAGCGGCGTGCTGGTGCCCTTCGCCCCGCGCTCGGTGCTGCGCCGGGTGTGCGACCTGTTCGAAAGCAAGGGCTGGAACCCGGTGGTGGCGCCGGAATTGGAGTTCTACCTGGTGGCGCGCAACACCGACCCCGACATGCCGCTGAAGCCGCCCATCGGCCGCAGCGGCCGGGCCGAAACCTCGCGCCAGGCCTATTCCATCGACGCGGTGAACGAGTTCGACCCGCTGTTCGAGGACGTGTACGACTACTGCGAAAAGATGGAGCTGAACGTGGACACCCTGATCCACGAGGTGGGTGCCGGGCAGATGGAGATCAACTTCTTCCACGCCCACCCGCTGGGCCTGGCCGACGAGGTGTTCCTGTTCAAGCGCACGGTGCGCGAAGCGGCGCTGCGCCACGACATGTTCGCCACCTTCATGGCCAAGCCGATTGCGGGCGAACCCGGCAGCGCCATGCACATCCACCAGAGCCTGGTGGACAAGGAGACCGGGCGCAACATCTTCAGCAACGAAGACGGCAGCCCCAGCCAGGAGTTCTTCTGGTACATCGGCGGCCTGCAGCGCTACATCCCGGCGGCCATGGCCCTGTTCGCGCCCTATGTGAACAGCTACCGCCGGCTGGCCCGCTTCACCGCCGCGCCGATCAACATCCAGTGGGGCACCGACAACCGCACCGTGGGCATCCGCAGCCCGGTGGCGCCACCCAGCGCCCGGCGCATTGAAAACCGCGTGATCGGCGCCGACGCCAACCCCTACATCGCGCTGGCCACCACCCTGGCCTGCGGCTGGCTGGGCATCCGCGACCGCATCGAGCCCACGCCCGAGTGCAAGGGCGACGCCTACCTGGGCGACTTCCAACTGCCGCGCAGCCTGGGCGAAGCCCTGACCATGCTGCGCGAGGAAAAGGCCCTGGCCGAAGTGCTGGGCGAAGGCTTCGTCACCGTCTATTCCGAGGTGAAGGAAGTGGAGCACGCCGAGTTCATGAAAGTGATCTCGCCGTGGGAACGCGAACACCTTCTCCTCCATGTCTGA
- a CDS encoding ABC-type spermidine/putrescine transport system, permease component II (PFAM: Binding-protein-dependent transport system inner membrane component), with product MKASAFNRRFGQAWLAGGYVFLYLPILALVLYSFNDSPLPNVWRGFTLKWYAALASDHEILRGLWLSLKIAFLTACGSVLLGTLAAFALVKYKRFTGRTVFSGMVNAPLVMPEVVVGLSLLLMLVSVQRAIGFPERGLMTIWFGHLLLGMAYATVVVQARLTDLNPQLEEAAMDLGAKPQQVFMLVTLPMIAQSLLSAWLLTFTLSLDDVVLSAFLSGPGATTMPLVIFSRARLGLSPTINAVATVIVLIVAVATVGASWWIARNERKRSLEMAEAARA from the coding sequence GTGAAAGCCTCCGCCTTCAACCGCCGCTTCGGCCAGGCCTGGCTGGCCGGCGGCTACGTGTTCCTGTACCTGCCCATCCTGGCGCTGGTGCTGTACTCCTTCAACGACTCGCCCCTGCCCAATGTGTGGCGCGGCTTCACGCTGAAGTGGTACGCCGCACTGGCCAGCGACCACGAAATCCTGCGCGGCCTGTGGCTCAGCCTGAAGATCGCCTTCCTCACCGCCTGCGGCTCGGTGCTGCTGGGCACGCTGGCCGCGTTCGCGCTGGTGAAGTACAAGCGCTTCACCGGGCGCACGGTCTTCAGCGGCATGGTGAACGCGCCCCTGGTCATGCCCGAGGTGGTGGTGGGCCTGTCGCTGCTGCTGATGCTGGTGTCGGTGCAACGCGCCATCGGCTTCCCCGAACGCGGGCTCATGACCATCTGGTTCGGCCACCTGCTGCTGGGCATGGCCTACGCCACCGTGGTGGTGCAGGCGCGGCTGACCGACCTGAACCCGCAGCTGGAAGAAGCCGCCATGGACCTGGGCGCGAAGCCGCAGCAGGTGTTCATGCTGGTCACCCTGCCCATGATCGCGCAAAGCCTGCTGTCGGCCTGGCTGCTGACCTTCACCCTCAGCCTGGACGACGTGGTGCTGTCGGCTTTCCTGTCCGGCCCTGGCGCCACCACCATGCCGCTGGTCATCTTCTCGCGTGCACGGCTGGGCCTGTCGCCCACCATCAACGCGGTGGCCACGGTCATCGTGCTCATCGTGGCCGTGGCCACCGTGGGCGCCAGTTGGTGGATCGCCCGCAACGAACGCAAGCGCAGCCTGGAAATGGCCGAAGCCGCCCGCGCCTGA
- a CDS encoding adenosylmethionine-8-amino-7-oxononanoate aminotransferase (PFAM: Aminotransferase class-III) yields MKTTADYQRADAAHFLHPFTDFKALAAKGSRVITRADNIYLWDSDGKKLLDAMSGLWCVNVGYGQQRLIDAATQQLKELPFYNSFFQTTTPPAVELAELLAEVSPPQFKHVFFAGSGSEGNDTIVRMVRRYWDILGQPQKQVIISRRNGYHGSTMAGASLGGMAGMHAQGGLPIPGIVHIDQPYWYEHGRGMDRQAFGLQAARWLEAKILEVGVANVAAFIGEPVQGAGGVIIPPDSYWPEVQRICDQYGILLVSDEVITGFGRTGHWFGAERFGTRPDLMTFAKGVTSGYIPLGGVLVGDRVAKVLIEQGGEFEHGYTYSGHPVACAVGLANVQLIRELGLVERVRTDVGPYLAEAFASLRDHPLVGDAETCGLMGAILLVKDKAKLATFPDEVGIGMVCRGHCFGNGLVMRAVGHRMIIAPPLVITRSQIDEMMALIRHCLDLTLADAQRQGWL; encoded by the coding sequence ATGAAAACCACCGCCGACTACCAGCGCGCCGACGCGGCGCACTTCCTGCACCCCTTCACCGACTTCAAGGCCCTGGCGGCCAAGGGTTCACGCGTCATCACCCGCGCCGATAACATCTACCTCTGGGACAGCGACGGCAAGAAGCTGCTGGACGCGATGAGCGGCCTGTGGTGCGTGAACGTGGGTTACGGTCAGCAGCGCCTGATCGACGCCGCCACCCAGCAGCTGAAGGAGCTGCCCTTCTACAACAGCTTCTTCCAGACCACCACGCCGCCGGCGGTGGAACTGGCCGAACTGCTGGCCGAAGTGAGCCCGCCGCAGTTCAAGCATGTGTTCTTCGCCGGCTCTGGCAGCGAAGGCAACGACACCATCGTGCGCATGGTGCGCCGCTACTGGGACATCCTGGGCCAGCCGCAGAAACAGGTCATCATCAGCCGCAGGAACGGCTACCACGGCAGCACCATGGCCGGCGCCTCACTCGGTGGCATGGCCGGCATGCACGCCCAGGGCGGGCTGCCGATTCCCGGCATCGTCCACATCGACCAGCCCTACTGGTACGAACACGGCCGTGGCATGGACCGCCAGGCCTTCGGGCTGCAGGCTGCGCGCTGGCTGGAGGCCAAGATCCTGGAGGTGGGCGTCGCGAACGTGGCCGCCTTCATCGGCGAGCCGGTGCAGGGCGCCGGCGGCGTGATCATCCCGCCCGACTCTTACTGGCCCGAGGTCCAGCGCATCTGTGACCAGTACGGCATCCTGCTGGTGAGCGACGAGGTCATCACCGGCTTCGGCCGCACCGGCCATTGGTTCGGCGCCGAGCGTTTCGGCACGCGGCCCGACCTGATGACCTTTGCCAAGGGTGTGACCAGCGGCTACATCCCGCTGGGCGGCGTGCTGGTGGGCGACCGGGTGGCCAAGGTGCTGATCGAACAAGGCGGTGAGTTCGAGCACGGCTACACCTACAGCGGCCACCCGGTGGCTTGCGCGGTGGGCCTGGCCAATGTGCAGCTGATCCGAGAACTCGGGCTCGTGGAGCGGGTGCGAACCGACGTGGGCCCGTATCTTGCTGAAGCCTTTGCAAGCCTGCGCGACCACCCGCTGGTGGGCGACGCGGAAACCTGTGGCTTGATGGGGGCGATCTTGCTGGTGAAGGACAAGGCGAAGCTGGCCACCTTCCCCGACGAAGTGGGCATCGGCATGGTCTGCCGCGGCCACTGCTTCGGCAACGGGCTGGTGATGCGGGCCGTGGGCCACCGCATGATCATCGCGCCGCCGCTGGTCATCACCCGCTCGCAGATCGACGAAATGATGGCCCTGATCCGCCACTGCCTGGACCTGACGCTGGCCGATGCGCAGCGCCAAGGCTGGCTGTGA